A DNA window from Gorilla gorilla gorilla isolate KB3781 chromosome 6, NHGRI_mGorGor1-v2.1_pri, whole genome shotgun sequence contains the following coding sequences:
- the FASTK gene encoding fas-activated serine/threonine kinase isoform X3, with protein sequence MRRPRGEPGPRAPRPTEGATCAGPGESWSPSPNSMLRVLLSAQTSPARLSGLLLIPPVQPCCLGPSKWGDRPVGGGPSAGPVQGLQRLLEQAKSPGELLRWLGQNPSKVRAHHYSVALRRLGQLLGSRPRPPPVEQVTLQDLSQLIIRNCPSFDIHTIHVCLHLAVLLGFPSDGPLVCALEQERRLRLPPKPPPPLQPLLRGGQGLEAALSCPRFLRYPRQHLISSLAEARPEELTPHVMVLLAQHLARHRLREPQLLEAIAHFLVVQETQLSSKVVQKLVLPFGRLNYLPLEQQFMPCLERILAREAGVAPLATVNILMSLCQLRCLPFRALHFVFSPGFINYISGTPHALIVRRYLSLLDTAVELELPGYRGPRLPRRQQVPIFPQPLITDRARCKYSHKDIVAEGLRQLLGEEKYRQDLTVPPGYCTDFLLCVSSSGAVLPVRTQDPFLPYPPRSCPQGQAASSATTRDPAQRVVLVLRERWHFCRDGRVLLGSRALRERHLGLMGYQLLPLPFEELESQRGLPQLKSYLRQKLQALGLRWGPEGG encoded by the exons GGTCTCCATCACCCAACTCCATGCTTCGAGTCCTGCTCTCTGCTCAGACCTCCCCTGCTCGGCTGTCTGGCCTGCTGCTGATCCCTCCAGTACAGCCCTGCTGTTTGGGGCCCAGCAAATGGGGGGACCGGCCTGTTGGAGGAGGCCCCAGTGCAGGTCCTGTGCAAGGACTGCAGCGGCTTCTGGAACAGGCGAAGAGCCCTGGGGAGCTGCTGCGCTGGCTGGGCCAGAACCCCAGCAAGGTGCGCGCCCACCACTACTCGGTGGCGCTTCGTCGTCTGGGCCAGCTCTTGGGGTCTCGGCCACGGCCCCCTCCTGTGGAGCAGGTCACACTGCAGGACTTGAGTCAGCTCATCATCCGAAACTGCCCCTCCTTTGACATTCACACCATCCACGTGTGTCTGCACCTTGCAGTCTTACTTG GCTTTCCATCTGATGGTCCCCTGGTGTGTGCCCTGGAACAGGAGCGAAGGCTCCGCCTCCCTCCGAAGCCACCTCCCCCTTTGCAGCCCCTTCTCCGAGGTGGGCAAGGGTTGGAAGCTGCTCTAAGCTGCCCCCGTTTTCTGCGGTATCCACGGCAGCATCTGATCAGCAGCCTGGCAG AGGCAAGGCCAGAGGAACTGACTCCCCACGTGATGGTGCTCCTGGCCCAGCACCTGGCCCGGCACCGGTTGCGGGAGCCCCAGCTTCTGGAAGCCATTGCCCACTTCCTGGTGGTTCAGGAAACGCAACTCAGCAGCAAG GTGGTACAGAAGTTGGTCCTGCCCTTTGGGCGACTGAACTACCTGCCCCTGGAACAGCAGTTTATGCCCTGCCTTGAGAGGATCCTGGCTCGGGAAGCAGGGGTGGCACCCCTGGCTACAGTCAACATCTTGATGTCACTGTGCCAACTGCGGTGCCTGCCCTTCAGAGCCCTGCACTTTGTTTTTTCCCCTGGCTTCATCAACTACATCAGTG GCACCCCTCATGCTCTGATTGTGCGTCGCTACCTCTCCCTGCTGGACACGGCCGTGGAGCTGGAGCTCCCAGGATACCGGGGTCCCCGCCTTCCCCGAAGGCAGCAAGTGCCCATCTTTCCCCAGCCTCTCATCACCGACCGTGCCCGCTGCAAGTACAG TCACAAGGACATAGTAGCTGAGGGGTTGCGCCAGCTGCTGGGGGAGGAGAAATACCGCCAGGACCTGACTGTGCCTCCAGGCTACTGCACAG ACTTCCTGCTGTGCGTCAGCAGCTCTGGTGCTGTGCTTCCCGTGAGGACCCAGGACCCCTTCCTGCCATACCCACCAAGGTCCTGCCCACAGGGCCAGGCTGCCTCTAGCGCCACTACTCGAGACCCTGCCCAGAG GGTGGTGCTGGTGTTGCGGGAACGCTGGCATTTCTGCCGGGACGGCAGGGTGCTGCTGGGCTCGAGGGCCCTGAGGGAGCGGCACCTAGGCCTGATGGGCTACCAGCTCCTGCCG cTACCCTTCGAGGAACTGGAGTCCCAGAGAGGCCTGCCCCAGCTCAAGAGCTACCTGAGGCAGAAGCTCCAGGCCCTGGGCCTGCGCTGGGGGCCTGAAGGGGGCTGA
- the FASTK gene encoding fas-activated serine/threonine kinase isoform X1, with protein MRRPRGEPGPRAPRPTEGATCAGPGESWSPSPNSMLRVLLSAQTSPARLSGLLLIPPVQPCCLGPSKWGDRPVGGGPSAGPVQGLQRLLEQAKSPGELLRWLGQNPSKVRAHHYSVALRRLGQLLGSRPRPPPVEQVTLQDLSQLIIRNCPSFDIHTIHVCLHLAVLLGFPSDGPLVCALEQERRLRLPPKPPPPLQPLLRGGQGLEAALSCPRFLRYPRQHLISSLAEARPEELTPHVMVLLAQHLARHRLREPQLLEAIAHFLVVQETQLSSKVVQKLVLPFGRLNYLPLEQQFMPCLERILAREAGVAPLATVNILMSLCQLRCLPFRALHFVFSPGFINYISGTQPGWLAGPEGWRGRGAGWPAAQSPSPRLPTGTPHALIVRRYLSLLDTAVELELPGYRGPRLPRRQQVPIFPQPLITDRARCKYSHKDIVAEGLRQLLGEEKYRQDLTVPPGYCTDFLLCVSSSGAVLPVRTQDPFLPYPPRSCPQGQAASSATTRDPAQRVVLVLRERWHFCRDGRVLLGSRALRERHLGLMGYQLLPLPFEELESQRGLPQLKSYLRQKLQALGLRWGPEGG; from the exons GGTCTCCATCACCCAACTCCATGCTTCGAGTCCTGCTCTCTGCTCAGACCTCCCCTGCTCGGCTGTCTGGCCTGCTGCTGATCCCTCCAGTACAGCCCTGCTGTTTGGGGCCCAGCAAATGGGGGGACCGGCCTGTTGGAGGAGGCCCCAGTGCAGGTCCTGTGCAAGGACTGCAGCGGCTTCTGGAACAGGCGAAGAGCCCTGGGGAGCTGCTGCGCTGGCTGGGCCAGAACCCCAGCAAGGTGCGCGCCCACCACTACTCGGTGGCGCTTCGTCGTCTGGGCCAGCTCTTGGGGTCTCGGCCACGGCCCCCTCCTGTGGAGCAGGTCACACTGCAGGACTTGAGTCAGCTCATCATCCGAAACTGCCCCTCCTTTGACATTCACACCATCCACGTGTGTCTGCACCTTGCAGTCTTACTTG GCTTTCCATCTGATGGTCCCCTGGTGTGTGCCCTGGAACAGGAGCGAAGGCTCCGCCTCCCTCCGAAGCCACCTCCCCCTTTGCAGCCCCTTCTCCGAGGTGGGCAAGGGTTGGAAGCTGCTCTAAGCTGCCCCCGTTTTCTGCGGTATCCACGGCAGCATCTGATCAGCAGCCTGGCAG AGGCAAGGCCAGAGGAACTGACTCCCCACGTGATGGTGCTCCTGGCCCAGCACCTGGCCCGGCACCGGTTGCGGGAGCCCCAGCTTCTGGAAGCCATTGCCCACTTCCTGGTGGTTCAGGAAACGCAACTCAGCAGCAAG GTGGTACAGAAGTTGGTCCTGCCCTTTGGGCGACTGAACTACCTGCCCCTGGAACAGCAGTTTATGCCCTGCCTTGAGAGGATCCTGGCTCGGGAAGCAGGGGTGGCACCCCTGGCTACAGTCAACATCTTGATGTCACTGTGCCAACTGCGGTGCCTGCCCTTCAGAGCCCTGCACTTTGTTTTTTCCCCTGGCTTCATCAACTACATCAGTGGTACGCAGCCAGGATGGCTGGCTGGGCCCGAGGGCTGGAGAGGCAGGGGAGCAGGGTGGCCTGCAGCCCAGAGCCCCAGTCCCCGCCTCCCCACAGGCACCCCTCATGCTCTGATTGTGCGTCGCTACCTCTCCCTGCTGGACACGGCCGTGGAGCTGGAGCTCCCAGGATACCGGGGTCCCCGCCTTCCCCGAAGGCAGCAAGTGCCCATCTTTCCCCAGCCTCTCATCACCGACCGTGCCCGCTGCAAGTACAG TCACAAGGACATAGTAGCTGAGGGGTTGCGCCAGCTGCTGGGGGAGGAGAAATACCGCCAGGACCTGACTGTGCCTCCAGGCTACTGCACAG ACTTCCTGCTGTGCGTCAGCAGCTCTGGTGCTGTGCTTCCCGTGAGGACCCAGGACCCCTTCCTGCCATACCCACCAAGGTCCTGCCCACAGGGCCAGGCTGCCTCTAGCGCCACTACTCGAGACCCTGCCCAGAG GGTGGTGCTGGTGTTGCGGGAACGCTGGCATTTCTGCCGGGACGGCAGGGTGCTGCTGGGCTCGAGGGCCCTGAGGGAGCGGCACCTAGGCCTGATGGGCTACCAGCTCCTGCCG cTACCCTTCGAGGAACTGGAGTCCCAGAGAGGCCTGCCCCAGCTCAAGAGCTACCTGAGGCAGAAGCTCCAGGCCCTGGGCCTGCGCTGGGGGCCTGAAGGGGGCTGA
- the FASTK gene encoding fas-activated serine/threonine kinase isoform X5: MRRPRGEPGPRAPRPTEGATCAGPGESWSPSPNSMLRVLLSAQTSPARLSGLLLIPPVQPCCLGPSKWGDRPVGGGPSAGPVQGLQRLLEQAKSPGELLRWLGQNPSKVRAHHYSVALRRLGQLLGSRPRPPPVEQVTLQDLSQLIIRNCPSFDIHTIHVCLHLAVLLGFPSDGPLVCALEQERRLRLPPKPPPPLQPLLREARPEELTPHVMVLLAQHLARHRLREPQLLEAIAHFLVVQETQLSSKVVQKLVLPFGRLNYLPLEQQFMPCLERILAREAGVAPLATVNILMSLCQLRCLPFRALHFVFSPGFINYISGTPHALIVRRYLSLLDTAVELELPGYRGPRLPRRQQVPIFPQPLITDRARCKYSHKDIVAEGLRQLLGEEKYRQDLTVPPGYCTDFLLCVSSSGAVLPVRTQDPFLPYPPRSCPQGQAASSATTRDPAQRVVLVLRERWHFCRDGRVLLGSRALRERHLGLMGYQLLPLPFEELESQRGLPQLKSYLRQKLQALGLRWGPEGG, translated from the exons GGTCTCCATCACCCAACTCCATGCTTCGAGTCCTGCTCTCTGCTCAGACCTCCCCTGCTCGGCTGTCTGGCCTGCTGCTGATCCCTCCAGTACAGCCCTGCTGTTTGGGGCCCAGCAAATGGGGGGACCGGCCTGTTGGAGGAGGCCCCAGTGCAGGTCCTGTGCAAGGACTGCAGCGGCTTCTGGAACAGGCGAAGAGCCCTGGGGAGCTGCTGCGCTGGCTGGGCCAGAACCCCAGCAAGGTGCGCGCCCACCACTACTCGGTGGCGCTTCGTCGTCTGGGCCAGCTCTTGGGGTCTCGGCCACGGCCCCCTCCTGTGGAGCAGGTCACACTGCAGGACTTGAGTCAGCTCATCATCCGAAACTGCCCCTCCTTTGACATTCACACCATCCACGTGTGTCTGCACCTTGCAGTCTTACTTG GCTTTCCATCTGATGGTCCCCTGGTGTGTGCCCTGGAACAGGAGCGAAGGCTCCGCCTCCCTCCGAAGCCACCTCCCCCTTTGCAGCCCCTTCTCCGAG AGGCAAGGCCAGAGGAACTGACTCCCCACGTGATGGTGCTCCTGGCCCAGCACCTGGCCCGGCACCGGTTGCGGGAGCCCCAGCTTCTGGAAGCCATTGCCCACTTCCTGGTGGTTCAGGAAACGCAACTCAGCAGCAAG GTGGTACAGAAGTTGGTCCTGCCCTTTGGGCGACTGAACTACCTGCCCCTGGAACAGCAGTTTATGCCCTGCCTTGAGAGGATCCTGGCTCGGGAAGCAGGGGTGGCACCCCTGGCTACAGTCAACATCTTGATGTCACTGTGCCAACTGCGGTGCCTGCCCTTCAGAGCCCTGCACTTTGTTTTTTCCCCTGGCTTCATCAACTACATCAGTG GCACCCCTCATGCTCTGATTGTGCGTCGCTACCTCTCCCTGCTGGACACGGCCGTGGAGCTGGAGCTCCCAGGATACCGGGGTCCCCGCCTTCCCCGAAGGCAGCAAGTGCCCATCTTTCCCCAGCCTCTCATCACCGACCGTGCCCGCTGCAAGTACAG TCACAAGGACATAGTAGCTGAGGGGTTGCGCCAGCTGCTGGGGGAGGAGAAATACCGCCAGGACCTGACTGTGCCTCCAGGCTACTGCACAG ACTTCCTGCTGTGCGTCAGCAGCTCTGGTGCTGTGCTTCCCGTGAGGACCCAGGACCCCTTCCTGCCATACCCACCAAGGTCCTGCCCACAGGGCCAGGCTGCCTCTAGCGCCACTACTCGAGACCCTGCCCAGAG GGTGGTGCTGGTGTTGCGGGAACGCTGGCATTTCTGCCGGGACGGCAGGGTGCTGCTGGGCTCGAGGGCCCTGAGGGAGCGGCACCTAGGCCTGATGGGCTACCAGCTCCTGCCG cTACCCTTCGAGGAACTGGAGTCCCAGAGAGGCCTGCCCCAGCTCAAGAGCTACCTGAGGCAGAAGCTCCAGGCCCTGGGCCTGCGCTGGGGGCCTGAAGGGGGCTGA
- the FASTK gene encoding fas-activated serine/threonine kinase isoform X7 — MRRPRGEPGPRAPRPTEGATCAGPGESCFPSDGPLVCALEQERRLRLPPKPPPPLQPLLRGGQGLEAALSCPRFLRYPRQHLISSLAEARPEELTPHVMVLLAQHLARHRLREPQLLEAIAHFLVVQETQLSSKVVQKLVLPFGRLNYLPLEQQFMPCLERILAREAGVAPLATVNILMSLCQLRCLPFRALHFVFSPGFINYISGTQPGWLAGPEGWRGRGAGWPAAQSPSPRLPTGTPHALIVRRYLSLLDTAVELELPGYRGPRLPRRQQVPIFPQPLITDRARCKYSHKDIVAEGLRQLLGEEKYRQDLTVPPGYCTDFLLCVSSSGAVLPVRTQDPFLPYPPRSCPQGQAASSATTRDPAQRVVLVLRERWHFCRDGRVLLGSRALRERHLGLMGYQLLPLPFEELESQRGLPQLKSYLRQKLQALGLRWGPEGG; from the exons GCTTTCCATCTGATGGTCCCCTGGTGTGTGCCCTGGAACAGGAGCGAAGGCTCCGCCTCCCTCCGAAGCCACCTCCCCCTTTGCAGCCCCTTCTCCGAGGTGGGCAAGGGTTGGAAGCTGCTCTAAGCTGCCCCCGTTTTCTGCGGTATCCACGGCAGCATCTGATCAGCAGCCTGGCAG AGGCAAGGCCAGAGGAACTGACTCCCCACGTGATGGTGCTCCTGGCCCAGCACCTGGCCCGGCACCGGTTGCGGGAGCCCCAGCTTCTGGAAGCCATTGCCCACTTCCTGGTGGTTCAGGAAACGCAACTCAGCAGCAAG GTGGTACAGAAGTTGGTCCTGCCCTTTGGGCGACTGAACTACCTGCCCCTGGAACAGCAGTTTATGCCCTGCCTTGAGAGGATCCTGGCTCGGGAAGCAGGGGTGGCACCCCTGGCTACAGTCAACATCTTGATGTCACTGTGCCAACTGCGGTGCCTGCCCTTCAGAGCCCTGCACTTTGTTTTTTCCCCTGGCTTCATCAACTACATCAGTGGTACGCAGCCAGGATGGCTGGCTGGGCCCGAGGGCTGGAGAGGCAGGGGAGCAGGGTGGCCTGCAGCCCAGAGCCCCAGTCCCCGCCTCCCCACAGGCACCCCTCATGCTCTGATTGTGCGTCGCTACCTCTCCCTGCTGGACACGGCCGTGGAGCTGGAGCTCCCAGGATACCGGGGTCCCCGCCTTCCCCGAAGGCAGCAAGTGCCCATCTTTCCCCAGCCTCTCATCACCGACCGTGCCCGCTGCAAGTACAG TCACAAGGACATAGTAGCTGAGGGGTTGCGCCAGCTGCTGGGGGAGGAGAAATACCGCCAGGACCTGACTGTGCCTCCAGGCTACTGCACAG ACTTCCTGCTGTGCGTCAGCAGCTCTGGTGCTGTGCTTCCCGTGAGGACCCAGGACCCCTTCCTGCCATACCCACCAAGGTCCTGCCCACAGGGCCAGGCTGCCTCTAGCGCCACTACTCGAGACCCTGCCCAGAG GGTGGTGCTGGTGTTGCGGGAACGCTGGCATTTCTGCCGGGACGGCAGGGTGCTGCTGGGCTCGAGGGCCCTGAGGGAGCGGCACCTAGGCCTGATGGGCTACCAGCTCCTGCCG cTACCCTTCGAGGAACTGGAGTCCCAGAGAGGCCTGCCCCAGCTCAAGAGCTACCTGAGGCAGAAGCTCCAGGCCCTGGGCCTGCGCTGGGGGCCTGAAGGGGGCTGA
- the FASTK gene encoding fas-activated serine/threonine kinase isoform X8, with protein sequence MLRVLLSAQTSPARLSGLLLIPPVQPCCLGPSKWGDRPVGGGPSAGPVQGLQRLLEQAKSPGELLRWLGQNPSKVRAHHYSVALRRLGQLLGSRPRPPPVEQVTLQDLSQLIIRNCPSFDIHTIHVCLHLAVLLGFPSDGPLVCALEQERRLRLPPKPPPPLQPLLRGGQGLEAALSCPRFLRYPRQHLISSLAEARPEELTPHVMVLLAQHLARHRLREPQLLEAIAHFLVVQETQLSSKVVQKLVLPFGRLNYLPLEQQFMPCLERILAREAGVAPLATVNILMSLCQLRCLPFRALHFVFSPGFINYISGTQPGWLAGPEGWRGRGAGWPAAQSPSPRLPTGTPHALIVRRYLSLLDTAVELELPGYRGPRLPRRQQVPIFPQPLITDRARCKYSHKDIVAEGLRQLLGEEKYRQDLTVPPGYCTDFLLCVSSSGAVLPVRTQDPFLPYPPRSCPQGQAASSATTRDPAQRVVLVLRERWHFCRDGRVLLGSRALRERHLGLMGYQLLPLPFEELESQRGLPQLKSYLRQKLQALGLRWGPEGG encoded by the exons ATGCTTCGAGTCCTGCTCTCTGCTCAGACCTCCCCTGCTCGGCTGTCTGGCCTGCTGCTGATCCCTCCAGTACAGCCCTGCTGTTTGGGGCCCAGCAAATGGGGGGACCGGCCTGTTGGAGGAGGCCCCAGTGCAGGTCCTGTGCAAGGACTGCAGCGGCTTCTGGAACAGGCGAAGAGCCCTGGGGAGCTGCTGCGCTGGCTGGGCCAGAACCCCAGCAAGGTGCGCGCCCACCACTACTCGGTGGCGCTTCGTCGTCTGGGCCAGCTCTTGGGGTCTCGGCCACGGCCCCCTCCTGTGGAGCAGGTCACACTGCAGGACTTGAGTCAGCTCATCATCCGAAACTGCCCCTCCTTTGACATTCACACCATCCACGTGTGTCTGCACCTTGCAGTCTTACTTG GCTTTCCATCTGATGGTCCCCTGGTGTGTGCCCTGGAACAGGAGCGAAGGCTCCGCCTCCCTCCGAAGCCACCTCCCCCTTTGCAGCCCCTTCTCCGAGGTGGGCAAGGGTTGGAAGCTGCTCTAAGCTGCCCCCGTTTTCTGCGGTATCCACGGCAGCATCTGATCAGCAGCCTGGCAG AGGCAAGGCCAGAGGAACTGACTCCCCACGTGATGGTGCTCCTGGCCCAGCACCTGGCCCGGCACCGGTTGCGGGAGCCCCAGCTTCTGGAAGCCATTGCCCACTTCCTGGTGGTTCAGGAAACGCAACTCAGCAGCAAG GTGGTACAGAAGTTGGTCCTGCCCTTTGGGCGACTGAACTACCTGCCCCTGGAACAGCAGTTTATGCCCTGCCTTGAGAGGATCCTGGCTCGGGAAGCAGGGGTGGCACCCCTGGCTACAGTCAACATCTTGATGTCACTGTGCCAACTGCGGTGCCTGCCCTTCAGAGCCCTGCACTTTGTTTTTTCCCCTGGCTTCATCAACTACATCAGTGGTACGCAGCCAGGATGGCTGGCTGGGCCCGAGGGCTGGAGAGGCAGGGGAGCAGGGTGGCCTGCAGCCCAGAGCCCCAGTCCCCGCCTCCCCACAGGCACCCCTCATGCTCTGATTGTGCGTCGCTACCTCTCCCTGCTGGACACGGCCGTGGAGCTGGAGCTCCCAGGATACCGGGGTCCCCGCCTTCCCCGAAGGCAGCAAGTGCCCATCTTTCCCCAGCCTCTCATCACCGACCGTGCCCGCTGCAAGTACAG TCACAAGGACATAGTAGCTGAGGGGTTGCGCCAGCTGCTGGGGGAGGAGAAATACCGCCAGGACCTGACTGTGCCTCCAGGCTACTGCACAG ACTTCCTGCTGTGCGTCAGCAGCTCTGGTGCTGTGCTTCCCGTGAGGACCCAGGACCCCTTCCTGCCATACCCACCAAGGTCCTGCCCACAGGGCCAGGCTGCCTCTAGCGCCACTACTCGAGACCCTGCCCAGAG GGTGGTGCTGGTGTTGCGGGAACGCTGGCATTTCTGCCGGGACGGCAGGGTGCTGCTGGGCTCGAGGGCCCTGAGGGAGCGGCACCTAGGCCTGATGGGCTACCAGCTCCTGCCG cTACCCTTCGAGGAACTGGAGTCCCAGAGAGGCCTGCCCCAGCTCAAGAGCTACCTGAGGCAGAAGCTCCAGGCCCTGGGCCTGCGCTGGGGGCCTGAAGGGGGCTGA
- the FASTK gene encoding fas-activated serine/threonine kinase isoform X9, whose product MRRPRGEPGPRAPRPTEGATCAGPGESCFPSDGPLVCALEQERRLRLPPKPPPPLQPLLRGGQGLEAALSCPRFLRYPRQHLISSLAEARPEELTPHVMVLLAQHLARHRLREPQLLEAIAHFLVVQETQLSSKVVQKLVLPFGRLNYLPLEQQFMPCLERILAREAGVAPLATVNILMSLCQLRCLPFRALHFVFSPGFINYISGTPHALIVRRYLSLLDTAVELELPGYRGPRLPRRQQVPIFPQPLITDRARCKYSHKDIVAEGLRQLLGEEKYRQDLTVPPGYCTDFLLCVSSSGAVLPVRTQDPFLPYPPRSCPQGQAASSATTRDPAQRVVLVLRERWHFCRDGRVLLGSRALRERHLGLMGYQLLPLPFEELESQRGLPQLKSYLRQKLQALGLRWGPEGG is encoded by the exons GCTTTCCATCTGATGGTCCCCTGGTGTGTGCCCTGGAACAGGAGCGAAGGCTCCGCCTCCCTCCGAAGCCACCTCCCCCTTTGCAGCCCCTTCTCCGAGGTGGGCAAGGGTTGGAAGCTGCTCTAAGCTGCCCCCGTTTTCTGCGGTATCCACGGCAGCATCTGATCAGCAGCCTGGCAG AGGCAAGGCCAGAGGAACTGACTCCCCACGTGATGGTGCTCCTGGCCCAGCACCTGGCCCGGCACCGGTTGCGGGAGCCCCAGCTTCTGGAAGCCATTGCCCACTTCCTGGTGGTTCAGGAAACGCAACTCAGCAGCAAG GTGGTACAGAAGTTGGTCCTGCCCTTTGGGCGACTGAACTACCTGCCCCTGGAACAGCAGTTTATGCCCTGCCTTGAGAGGATCCTGGCTCGGGAAGCAGGGGTGGCACCCCTGGCTACAGTCAACATCTTGATGTCACTGTGCCAACTGCGGTGCCTGCCCTTCAGAGCCCTGCACTTTGTTTTTTCCCCTGGCTTCATCAACTACATCAGTG GCACCCCTCATGCTCTGATTGTGCGTCGCTACCTCTCCCTGCTGGACACGGCCGTGGAGCTGGAGCTCCCAGGATACCGGGGTCCCCGCCTTCCCCGAAGGCAGCAAGTGCCCATCTTTCCCCAGCCTCTCATCACCGACCGTGCCCGCTGCAAGTACAG TCACAAGGACATAGTAGCTGAGGGGTTGCGCCAGCTGCTGGGGGAGGAGAAATACCGCCAGGACCTGACTGTGCCTCCAGGCTACTGCACAG ACTTCCTGCTGTGCGTCAGCAGCTCTGGTGCTGTGCTTCCCGTGAGGACCCAGGACCCCTTCCTGCCATACCCACCAAGGTCCTGCCCACAGGGCCAGGCTGCCTCTAGCGCCACTACTCGAGACCCTGCCCAGAG GGTGGTGCTGGTGTTGCGGGAACGCTGGCATTTCTGCCGGGACGGCAGGGTGCTGCTGGGCTCGAGGGCCCTGAGGGAGCGGCACCTAGGCCTGATGGGCTACCAGCTCCTGCCG cTACCCTTCGAGGAACTGGAGTCCCAGAGAGGCCTGCCCCAGCTCAAGAGCTACCTGAGGCAGAAGCTCCAGGCCCTGGGCCTGCGCTGGGGGCCTGAAGGGGGCTGA
- the FASTK gene encoding fas-activated serine/threonine kinase isoform X2 — protein sequence MRRPRGEPGPRAPRPTEGATCAGPGESWSPSPNSMLRVLLSAQTSPARLSGLLLIPPVQPCCLGPSKWGDRPVGGGPSAGPVQGLQRLLEQAKSPGELLRWLGQNPSKVRAHHYSVALRRLGQLLGSRPRPPPVEQVTLQDLSQLIIRNCPSFDIHTIHVCLHLAVLLGFPSDGPLVCALEQERRLRLPPKPPPPLQPLLREARPEELTPHVMVLLAQHLARHRLREPQLLEAIAHFLVVQETQLSSKVVQKLVLPFGRLNYLPLEQQFMPCLERILAREAGVAPLATVNILMSLCQLRCLPFRALHFVFSPGFINYISGTQPGWLAGPEGWRGRGAGWPAAQSPSPRLPTGTPHALIVRRYLSLLDTAVELELPGYRGPRLPRRQQVPIFPQPLITDRARCKYSHKDIVAEGLRQLLGEEKYRQDLTVPPGYCTDFLLCVSSSGAVLPVRTQDPFLPYPPRSCPQGQAASSATTRDPAQRVVLVLRERWHFCRDGRVLLGSRALRERHLGLMGYQLLPLPFEELESQRGLPQLKSYLRQKLQALGLRWGPEGG from the exons GGTCTCCATCACCCAACTCCATGCTTCGAGTCCTGCTCTCTGCTCAGACCTCCCCTGCTCGGCTGTCTGGCCTGCTGCTGATCCCTCCAGTACAGCCCTGCTGTTTGGGGCCCAGCAAATGGGGGGACCGGCCTGTTGGAGGAGGCCCCAGTGCAGGTCCTGTGCAAGGACTGCAGCGGCTTCTGGAACAGGCGAAGAGCCCTGGGGAGCTGCTGCGCTGGCTGGGCCAGAACCCCAGCAAGGTGCGCGCCCACCACTACTCGGTGGCGCTTCGTCGTCTGGGCCAGCTCTTGGGGTCTCGGCCACGGCCCCCTCCTGTGGAGCAGGTCACACTGCAGGACTTGAGTCAGCTCATCATCCGAAACTGCCCCTCCTTTGACATTCACACCATCCACGTGTGTCTGCACCTTGCAGTCTTACTTG GCTTTCCATCTGATGGTCCCCTGGTGTGTGCCCTGGAACAGGAGCGAAGGCTCCGCCTCCCTCCGAAGCCACCTCCCCCTTTGCAGCCCCTTCTCCGAG AGGCAAGGCCAGAGGAACTGACTCCCCACGTGATGGTGCTCCTGGCCCAGCACCTGGCCCGGCACCGGTTGCGGGAGCCCCAGCTTCTGGAAGCCATTGCCCACTTCCTGGTGGTTCAGGAAACGCAACTCAGCAGCAAG GTGGTACAGAAGTTGGTCCTGCCCTTTGGGCGACTGAACTACCTGCCCCTGGAACAGCAGTTTATGCCCTGCCTTGAGAGGATCCTGGCTCGGGAAGCAGGGGTGGCACCCCTGGCTACAGTCAACATCTTGATGTCACTGTGCCAACTGCGGTGCCTGCCCTTCAGAGCCCTGCACTTTGTTTTTTCCCCTGGCTTCATCAACTACATCAGTGGTACGCAGCCAGGATGGCTGGCTGGGCCCGAGGGCTGGAGAGGCAGGGGAGCAGGGTGGCCTGCAGCCCAGAGCCCCAGTCCCCGCCTCCCCACAGGCACCCCTCATGCTCTGATTGTGCGTCGCTACCTCTCCCTGCTGGACACGGCCGTGGAGCTGGAGCTCCCAGGATACCGGGGTCCCCGCCTTCCCCGAAGGCAGCAAGTGCCCATCTTTCCCCAGCCTCTCATCACCGACCGTGCCCGCTGCAAGTACAG TCACAAGGACATAGTAGCTGAGGGGTTGCGCCAGCTGCTGGGGGAGGAGAAATACCGCCAGGACCTGACTGTGCCTCCAGGCTACTGCACAG ACTTCCTGCTGTGCGTCAGCAGCTCTGGTGCTGTGCTTCCCGTGAGGACCCAGGACCCCTTCCTGCCATACCCACCAAGGTCCTGCCCACAGGGCCAGGCTGCCTCTAGCGCCACTACTCGAGACCCTGCCCAGAG GGTGGTGCTGGTGTTGCGGGAACGCTGGCATTTCTGCCGGGACGGCAGGGTGCTGCTGGGCTCGAGGGCCCTGAGGGAGCGGCACCTAGGCCTGATGGGCTACCAGCTCCTGCCG cTACCCTTCGAGGAACTGGAGTCCCAGAGAGGCCTGCCCCAGCTCAAGAGCTACCTGAGGCAGAAGCTCCAGGCCCTGGGCCTGCGCTGGGGGCCTGAAGGGGGCTGA